From a single Raphanus sativus cultivar WK10039 chromosome 3, ASM80110v3, whole genome shotgun sequence genomic region:
- the LOC130509649 gene encoding uncharacterized protein LOC130509649, whose translation MSACVEETPNHTKKESGSSLIMVSESSPSSDKRLWSSLRNRIDVLLEEKSNTNKPISSSSPLIAPKTVGESERAKRLKNDSMLLLRGFDSVSHTLSQLSSNLDNALQGVRELAKPPTLSEILHSNLKADQIQHQEEEGEEEESKGKKRKHESDAELKEDSSDESDEKRPKERKIMKRAKNIAISMAAKANSLARELKTIKSDLSFIQERCGLLEEENKRLRDGFVKSVRPEEDDLVRLQLEVLLAEKARLANENANLVRENQCLHQMVEYHQITSEDLSASYEQVVQGLCLDFSSPFGEIDYEQHEEEETRALDVSKSLIESFEKAEDEEEQQH comes from the exons ATGTCTGCTTGTGTAGAAGAAACACCTAATCACACTAAAAAG GAAAGTGGAAGCAGCTTGATCATGGTTTCTGAATCTTCTCCATCCTCTGACAAGCGTCTCTGGAGCAGTCTTCGTAACAGGATAGATGTTCTCCTCGAAGAGAAGAGCAACACCAACAAACCCATCTCCTCCAGCTCCCCATTGATAGCTCCAAAGACTGTTGGAGAATCAGAGAGAGCAAAGAGGTTGAAGAACGATTCGATGCTTTTGCTTAGAGGGTTCGACTCTGTTTCTCATACTCTGTCTCAGCTTTCGAGTAATCTCGACAACGCTCTTCAg GGAGTTAGAGAGTTAGCTAAGCCACCTACATTATCTGAGATACTCCACTCCAATCTCAaagctgatcagatacaacaccaagaagaagaaggagaagaagaagagagtaaagggaagaagaggaaacacGAGTCTGATGCTGAGCTAAAAGAAGATTCATCAGATGAGTCTGATGAGAAGAgaccaaaagagagaaagatcaTGAAAAGGGCTAAGAAT ATTGCGATATCAATGGCAGCGAAGGCAAACTCGCTTGCAAGAGAGCTTAAAACCATAAAATCCGACCTGAGTTTCATCCAAGAACGTTGCGGGTTGCTTGAAGAAGAGAACAAAAGACTAAGAGATGGGTTTGTCAAAAGTGTTAGACCTGAAGAAGATGATCTG GTGAGGCTGCAATTAGAGGTGTTGCTTGCGGAGAAAGCGAGATTAGCAAACGAGAACGCGAATCTGGTTAGAGAGAATCAGTGTCTGCACCAGATGGTGGAGTACCATCAGATCACATCTGAAGATCTCTCTGCCTCTTATGAACAAGTGGTTCAAGGTTTATGCTTAGACTTCTCATCACCTTTTGGTGAAATCGATTATGAACAACACGAAGAAGAGGAAACAAGAGCTCTTGATGTTTCAAAATCACTCATCGAAAGCTTTGAGAaagcagaagatgaagaagaacaacaacatTGA
- the LOC130509071 gene encoding uncharacterized protein LOC130509071 isoform X1, whose translation MGDIIGRNDREILLPSHVLQDPLFDHSNKHQLHNSFINHNHGSGGFRRPGAPPSDSFRETFPWNYNTLQTQQNNWQMSKREDQMQAFFLVPPGRKASGTGVFLPASACHLPTKKTASTTVLLPVRVVQALNRSVHNKRIHISPRSEMAENDSKKKSEMVETPVNTEGETLIDSPEKLLPEEWIY comes from the exons ATGGGTGACATCATCGGTCGCAATGATAGGGAGATATTATTACCCTCTCATGTTCTCCAAGATCCCTTGTTTGATCATTCTAACAAACATCAG TTGCATAACTCCTTCATCAACCACAACCATGGCAGCGGTGGATTCCGTCGACCCGGTGCACCACCTTCAGATTCCTTCAGAGAAACTTTTCCTTGg AACTATAATACGTTACAAACTCAGCAGAACAATTGGCAAATGAGTAAAAGAGAGGACCAAATGCAAGCATTTTTCTTGGTTCCTCCGGGCCGTAAAGCTTCTGGCACCGGAGTATTTCTTCCGGCCAGTGCTTGTCATCtgccaacaaaaaaaacag CTTCTACAACGGTGCTTCTCCCGGTGCGTGTTGTTCAAGCTCTCAATCGCAGCGTTCACAACAAGCGTATTCATATTTCTCCCCgttcag AAATGGCAGAAAATGATTCGAAGAAGAAGAGCGAGATGGTGGAAACACCAGTGAACACTGAAGGCGAAACTCTGATTGATTCGCCAGAGAAACTTCTCCCGGAGGAATGGATTTATTGA
- the LOC130509071 gene encoding uncharacterized protein LOC130509071 isoform X2 has protein sequence MGDIIGRNDREILLPSHVLQDPLFDHSNKHQLHNSFINHNHGSGGFRRPGAPPSDSFRETFPWNNWQMSKREDQMQAFFLVPPGRKASGTGVFLPASACHLPTKKTASTTVLLPVRVVQALNRSVHNKRIHISPRSEMAENDSKKKSEMVETPVNTEGETLIDSPEKLLPEEWIY, from the exons ATGGGTGACATCATCGGTCGCAATGATAGGGAGATATTATTACCCTCTCATGTTCTCCAAGATCCCTTGTTTGATCATTCTAACAAACATCAG TTGCATAACTCCTTCATCAACCACAACCATGGCAGCGGTGGATTCCGTCGACCCGGTGCACCACCTTCAGATTCCTTCAGAGAAACTTTTCCTTGg AACAATTGGCAAATGAGTAAAAGAGAGGACCAAATGCAAGCATTTTTCTTGGTTCCTCCGGGCCGTAAAGCTTCTGGCACCGGAGTATTTCTTCCGGCCAGTGCTTGTCATCtgccaacaaaaaaaacag CTTCTACAACGGTGCTTCTCCCGGTGCGTGTTGTTCAAGCTCTCAATCGCAGCGTTCACAACAAGCGTATTCATATTTCTCCCCgttcag AAATGGCAGAAAATGATTCGAAGAAGAAGAGCGAGATGGTGGAAACACCAGTGAACACTGAAGGCGAAACTCTGATTGATTCGCCAGAGAAACTTCTCCCGGAGGAATGGATTTATTGA
- the LOC130509071 gene encoding uncharacterized protein LOC130509071 isoform X3 — MGDIIGRNDREILLPSHVLQDPLFDHSNKHQLHNSFINHNHGSGGFRRPGAPPSDSFRETFPWNYNTLQTQQNNWQMSKREDQMQAFFLVPPGRKASGTGVFLPASACHLPTKKNSFYNGASPGACCSSSQSQRSQQAYSYFSPFRNGRK; from the exons ATGGGTGACATCATCGGTCGCAATGATAGGGAGATATTATTACCCTCTCATGTTCTCCAAGATCCCTTGTTTGATCATTCTAACAAACATCAG TTGCATAACTCCTTCATCAACCACAACCATGGCAGCGGTGGATTCCGTCGACCCGGTGCACCACCTTCAGATTCCTTCAGAGAAACTTTTCCTTGg AACTATAATACGTTACAAACTCAGCAGAACAATTGGCAAATGAGTAAAAGAGAGGACCAAATGCAAGCATTTTTCTTGGTTCCTCCGGGCCGTAAAGCTTCTGGCACCGGAGTATTTCTTCCGGCCAGTGCTTGTCATCtgccaacaaaaaaaa ACAGCTTCTACAACGGTGCTTCTCCCGGTGCGTGTTGTTCAAGCTCTCAATCGCAGCGTTCACAACAAGCGTATTCATATTTCTCCCCgttcag AAATGGCAGAAAATGA